The Fimbriimonas ginsengisoli Gsoil 348 genome window below encodes:
- a CDS encoding phosphatidylinositol-specific phospholipase C/glycerophosphodiester phosphodiesterase family protein has protein sequence MIRKTREVLAAFALLTVMTDPTPLTRAHAHNDYEHARPLEDALEQGFSSVEADIYLVEGELRVGHDRKDLVAGRTLEKLYLDPLLERVKARKGHVYQKAERFTLLVDIKADGEAIYAELRTRLPKYRAMLSEYANGRRRSGAVDIVLSGDRPVKKLVADKRRCMWLDGRLDDDYAGERPSAIAPLVSSSFSPLFSWRGVGPMSDTDRTKLTDIVSKAHRQGQQVRFWGAPDKLAAWQLLYNAGVDLINTDDLKGLASYLRSRS, from the coding sequence ATCATAAGGAAAACTAGAGAGGTGCTCGCCGCTTTCGCCCTTCTGACTGTCATGACCGATCCGACGCCGCTTACGCGGGCGCATGCGCATAACGATTACGAGCATGCCCGGCCGCTCGAGGATGCGCTCGAGCAGGGGTTCTCCTCGGTGGAGGCGGATATCTACCTCGTCGAGGGCGAACTGCGAGTGGGACACGACCGGAAAGATCTCGTGGCAGGACGAACATTGGAGAAGCTCTACCTTGACCCGCTCTTGGAGCGAGTAAAGGCTCGGAAAGGTCACGTCTACCAAAAGGCCGAACGGTTCACGTTGCTGGTGGACATCAAGGCAGACGGCGAGGCGATTTATGCCGAGCTTCGCACGCGGTTGCCCAAATATCGCGCGATGCTATCCGAATACGCCAACGGGCGAAGACGATCCGGCGCCGTCGATATCGTTCTCTCGGGCGACCGTCCGGTAAAGAAGCTGGTGGCCGACAAGCGCCGGTGCATGTGGCTGGACGGAAGGCTCGACGATGATTACGCCGGGGAACGACCGTCGGCCATTGCCCCGCTCGTCAGCTCCAGCTTTTCGCCCCTCTTCTCATGGCGTGGGGTCGGCCCGATGTCGGATACGGATCGGACCAAGTTGACGGACATCGTGAGCAAAGCCCACCGGCAGGGCCAGCAAGTCCGGTTCTGGGGCGCGCCCGACAAGCTCGCGGCATGGCAACTCCTGTACAACGCGGGCGTCGATCTCATCAACACGGATGACCTAAAGGGCCTGGCATCCTATCTCCGATCCCGGTCGTAA
- the mtnA gene encoding S-methyl-5-thioribose-1-phosphate isomerase yields the protein MRLTSMRWEDGRLSMLDQRGLPTREEWIPLADHHQVAESIRDMVVRGAPAIGVAAAYGLALAAANGADMDEAAKELAASRPTAVNLFWAIDRIMALPSLNAEAVLAEAKKVEDEDYEMNLAIGRHGQELIHPGWNVLTICNTGALATAGHGTALGVIRSAHDAGKEIHVWSCETRPRQQGLRLTAYELTKEGIPFHSIADSAAASLMRDGRVDCVIAGADRIAANGDTANKIGTYSLAVLARHHGIPFFIAAPTSTLDTKLPNGDAIPIEERGAEEITHIEGIQIAPEACHVFNPGFDVTPGTLIDAIITEEGVHSGPYSFLSERDISSL from the coding sequence ATGAGATTGACCTCGATGCGCTGGGAAGACGGGCGGCTTTCGATGCTGGACCAGCGCGGGCTGCCCACCCGGGAAGAGTGGATTCCCCTCGCCGACCACCACCAGGTGGCGGAGTCGATTCGCGACATGGTCGTACGAGGGGCGCCCGCGATCGGCGTCGCCGCCGCTTATGGGCTTGCGTTGGCGGCGGCGAACGGCGCGGATATGGACGAGGCGGCCAAGGAGCTCGCCGCATCCCGCCCCACCGCGGTCAACCTCTTCTGGGCGATCGACCGAATTATGGCGCTCCCTTCGCTTAACGCGGAAGCGGTCCTAGCCGAGGCAAAGAAGGTCGAGGACGAGGATTACGAGATGAACCTCGCGATCGGACGCCATGGCCAAGAGCTGATTCACCCCGGCTGGAACGTCCTCACTATCTGCAATACCGGCGCTCTCGCCACCGCCGGCCACGGGACCGCACTCGGTGTCATCCGATCGGCGCACGACGCCGGCAAGGAGATCCACGTCTGGTCCTGCGAGACACGCCCCCGCCAGCAAGGGCTACGTCTTACCGCCTACGAACTGACGAAAGAGGGGATTCCGTTCCACAGCATCGCCGACAGCGCCGCCGCTTCCCTGATGCGGGATGGGAGGGTCGACTGTGTCATCGCGGGCGCCGATCGGATCGCCGCCAACGGCGACACCGCCAACAAGATCGGCACCTATTCCCTCGCCGTCCTTGCCCGCCACCACGGAATCCCGTTCTTCATCGCCGCGCCGACGTCGACTCTCGACACTAAGCTGCCGAATGGCGACGCGATCCCGATCGAAGAACGCGGAGCGGAGGAGATCACCCACATCGAGGGAATTCAGATCGCGCCGGAAGCCTGCCATGTCTTCAACCCCGGCTTCGACGTCACGCCGGGCACCCTGATCGACGCGATCATCACCGAAGAAGGCGTCCACAGCGGCCCATATTCGTTCCTCTCGGAACGAGACATTTCGAGTCTCTGA
- a CDS encoding RNA polymerase sigma factor yields MCVIEASPILTLPRTDTDLQRFQDMMGQTRRRAYTMALQLTRNPADAEDLMQDTYVKAWKGFDSYLPGRPFLNWLLRIMQRAYLDSRRRDNPIRKAESLNSMISPSDGEVQELPIPDEGPSPDQEVLQDELRTQLHKALRELPDVYRDAITMCDLDGMSYSEIAEIQRTTIGTVRSRIHRGRRLLREILLQSGAFGNRRS; encoded by the coding sequence ATGTGTGTAATCGAAGCCTCCCCAATATTAACCCTGCCGCGAACCGATACCGATCTCCAGCGATTTCAGGACATGATGGGGCAGACTCGCCGGCGCGCTTACACCATGGCGCTCCAACTCACCAGAAACCCGGCCGACGCCGAGGACCTCATGCAGGACACGTACGTAAAGGCATGGAAGGGGTTCGACAGCTATCTCCCGGGCCGGCCGTTTTTGAACTGGCTGCTGCGGATCATGCAACGAGCCTACTTGGACTCTCGGCGGCGGGACAACCCGATCCGAAAGGCCGAGTCTTTGAACTCGATGATCTCGCCGAGCGACGGTGAAGTTCAGGAGCTCCCGATCCCGGACGAGGGCCCGTCCCCCGACCAAGAAGTGCTTCAAGACGAGCTGCGTACGCAGCTCCACAAGGCGCTGCGCGAGCTTCCCGACGTCTACCGCGACGCGATCACCATGTGCGACCTGGACGGCATGTCGTACTCGGAGATCGCTGAAATCCAGCGAACGACGATCGGCACCGTTCGATCGCGCATTCACCGCGGGCGGCGTTTGCTGAGAGAGATCCTTCTGCAAAGCGGCGCCTTCGGTAATCGGCGATCCTAA
- a CDS encoding tyrosine recombinase XerC — translation MADLDPLIQRFLDHLAARRSANTVRAYGSDLAQLSSYLNGVFDLAPDRLRLYLRKHAPTPVTRARKLSTLRAFVRFLKAIQELDHDPTEALEAPIRRKRLPKALSQQQAAELLDQEADNARTPARDRAILELMYAAGLRVSEAVGLDLADVDLKERTLKVRGKGNKERIALFGKTAAFALEEYMATERVSPLSGSAIFTNPKGGRLTTRSVQNIVKRWAVRVGLPPETTPHTLRHSFATHLLDNGADLKSVQQLLGHESLATTQIYTHVSVERLRKAVDSAHPKA, via the coding sequence ATGGCCGACCTCGATCCCCTGATCCAACGATTCCTCGATCACCTGGCGGCGCGGCGCTCCGCAAACACCGTCCGTGCCTACGGGTCCGACCTGGCTCAGCTTTCGTCGTACCTCAATGGGGTATTCGACCTCGCCCCCGATCGGCTGCGGCTCTACCTCCGGAAGCACGCCCCGACGCCGGTGACGCGCGCTCGGAAACTCTCTACCCTGCGAGCCTTCGTGCGCTTCCTAAAGGCCATCCAGGAGCTTGACCATGACCCTACGGAGGCATTGGAAGCCCCGATTCGCCGGAAGCGGCTCCCAAAGGCGCTGAGCCAGCAACAGGCGGCGGAGCTGCTGGACCAGGAGGCGGACAACGCCCGCACCCCGGCGCGGGACCGGGCGATCCTGGAATTGATGTACGCGGCGGGTCTGCGGGTATCGGAAGCGGTCGGTCTCGACCTTGCGGATGTCGATCTGAAGGAACGAACGCTCAAAGTGCGGGGAAAGGGAAACAAGGAGAGGATCGCCCTGTTCGGTAAGACCGCCGCGTTTGCGCTCGAGGAGTATATGGCGACCGAACGGGTAAGCCCGCTCAGCGGATCGGCGATCTTCACGAACCCTAAAGGGGGGCGGCTGACCACCCGCTCGGTGCAGAATATCGTCAAGAGATGGGCGGTTCGGGTGGGATTGCCACCGGAAACCACGCCGCACACGTTGCGCCACTCTTTCGCCACCCATCTGCTGGATAACGGAGCCGATTTGAAATCGGTTCAGCAGTTACTTGGCCACGAGAGCCTGGCGACCACTCAGATCTACACTCACGTCAGCGTGGAGCGATTGCGAAAAGCGGTCGACTCGGCCCATCCAAAGGCGTAG
- the fabF gene encoding beta-ketoacyl-ACP synthase II has translation MSEAEVGDRPATSGRVVVTGIGAVTPVGTGIEKFWPAILAGTNGVARITLLDPTDYATHIAAEVKDFNAEDWLDKKEARRIDRFISFAVASSTMALQDSGIELTEELRDEFGVLIGSGIGGLTFMGEQHRKQVEQGPSRVSPFWVPYMIPDMASGYVSILNGLRGPNSCTVTACATGSNAIGDAYHIIKRGDAVAMLAGGSEAPISEIGLAAFCAARAMTTRNDDPEHASRPFDKERDGFVIGEGSAVLVLEDRDHAIARGAKIYGEILGYGMSGDAFHITQPHPEGSGAIRAMKKALRNAGMSADEVGYINAHGTSTYYNDKLETHAIKQVFGEETKVPISSTKSMIGHSLGAAGAIEAVICLLAMRDGKLPPTINYEIPDPECDLDYIPNQARDVKTNVALSNSFGFGGHNVSLIFRGE, from the coding sequence ATGAGCGAAGCCGAAGTCGGCGATCGACCCGCGACTAGCGGTCGCGTCGTCGTAACGGGCATTGGCGCGGTTACGCCGGTCGGTACGGGGATCGAGAAGTTCTGGCCCGCGATTCTAGCGGGCACGAACGGGGTCGCCCGCATCACCCTACTCGACCCCACCGACTACGCCACCCACATCGCGGCTGAAGTCAAGGACTTCAACGCCGAAGATTGGTTGGATAAGAAGGAAGCCCGTCGCATCGACCGATTTATTTCGTTCGCGGTCGCCAGCTCCACGATGGCACTCCAAGACTCGGGCATCGAGCTCACCGAGGAGTTGCGCGACGAATTCGGTGTTCTCATCGGCTCCGGCATCGGCGGCCTCACCTTCATGGGAGAGCAGCATCGTAAGCAGGTGGAGCAAGGCCCAAGCCGCGTTTCCCCCTTCTGGGTTCCGTACATGATTCCTGATATGGCGAGCGGCTACGTGTCGATCCTCAATGGACTGCGCGGGCCGAACTCCTGCACGGTTACCGCATGTGCGACCGGCTCCAACGCTATCGGCGACGCCTACCACATCATCAAACGCGGCGACGCGGTGGCGATGCTGGCCGGCGGATCGGAAGCGCCGATCAGCGAGATCGGCCTCGCCGCTTTTTGCGCGGCCCGCGCGATGACGACGCGCAACGACGATCCCGAGCACGCCTCGCGTCCCTTCGATAAAGAACGGGACGGGTTCGTCATCGGAGAGGGATCGGCGGTGCTGGTGCTGGAGGATCGCGACCACGCGATCGCTCGCGGCGCGAAAATTTACGGAGAGATCCTTGGCTACGGCATGAGCGGCGACGCCTTCCACATCACCCAGCCCCATCCGGAAGGAAGCGGAGCAATTCGGGCGATGAAGAAGGCGCTACGCAACGCCGGCATGTCCGCCGACGAGGTTGGCTACATCAACGCCCACGGGACTTCCACCTATTACAACGACAAGCTGGAGACGCACGCGATCAAGCAGGTTTTCGGTGAGGAAACGAAGGTTCCGATTTCGTCGACCAAATCGATGATCGGCCATTCGCTCGGCGCCGCCGGCGCGATCGAAGCCGTCATCTGCTTATTGGCGATGCGCGACGGCAAACTGCCGCCGACGATCAACTACGAGATCCCCGATCCGGAGTGCGACCTCGACTACATTCCGAACCAAGCCCGGGACGTGAAGACGAACGTGGCGCTTTCGAACTCGTTCGGCTTCGGCGGCCACAACGTGTCGCTGATCTTCCGAGGTGAGTAG
- a CDS encoding acyl carrier protein produces the protein MSQDILNRVKKVTVEELGVKEEEVVESASFTEDLGADSLDVVELVMALEDEFGIDIPDEEVGNIKTVGDAVTYITSKSNG, from the coding sequence ATGTCGCAGGACATTCTGAATCGAGTTAAAAAGGTCACCGTCGAAGAGCTGGGAGTTAAGGAAGAAGAGGTCGTCGAAAGCGCCTCCTTTACCGAGGACCTCGGCGCCGACAGCCTGGACGTCGTCGAGCTAGTCATGGCTCTTGAAGACGAATTCGGCATCGACATTCCCGACGAGGAGGTCGGCAACATCAAGACGGTAGGCGACGCAGTCACCTACATCACCTCCAAATCGAACGGATGA
- a CDS encoding peptidylprolyl isomerase, with protein MKCLAWFLLAIPSLSLGQVSADHPYNGINRPLTVDVRIPRGERGEAEIRLLEAVTAATSNKAKVSAGRMDLAKLFPELWTAKRPKLLYAQLVVGGRKIGPALVLQPMLNPPISRLKADGKTLEFVPDDDGPMYNGIRAYVDQDIEFDTSLGSMRFRMRPDAAPNTAWNIMQLVKGGLYTGTIFHRVVAKRADGTPFVIQGGDPTGTGSGGPGFAYPLENSTLPHDFGVISIARSTDPNTNGCQIFVCLSRAGTKHLDGKYAAFGQAISGGQTILKIGAVPVGKEDRPTNPPKIINARLVDAAPYGEGPKALVRPLAG; from the coding sequence ATGAAGTGCCTTGCTTGGTTTTTGCTGGCTATTCCGTCTCTTTCCCTAGGCCAGGTCTCAGCGGATCATCCGTACAACGGAATTAATCGCCCCTTAACCGTAGATGTACGCATTCCACGCGGCGAACGGGGCGAGGCGGAGATTCGGCTGCTGGAAGCGGTGACCGCCGCAACCTCGAACAAAGCAAAGGTAAGCGCTGGCCGGATGGACCTCGCCAAGCTCTTTCCGGAGCTCTGGACCGCAAAACGCCCGAAACTGCTCTACGCCCAACTGGTCGTCGGCGGCCGAAAGATCGGACCGGCTTTGGTGCTTCAGCCGATGCTCAATCCCCCGATCTCGCGCTTGAAGGCGGACGGCAAGACCTTGGAATTCGTCCCGGATGACGACGGCCCTATGTATAACGGCATCCGAGCCTATGTCGATCAGGACATCGAATTCGACACGTCCCTAGGGTCCATGCGGTTCCGCATGCGGCCCGACGCCGCCCCCAATACGGCGTGGAACATCATGCAGCTCGTTAAGGGCGGCCTTTATACCGGGACGATCTTCCACCGGGTCGTCGCCAAGCGAGCCGACGGAACGCCGTTCGTGATCCAAGGCGGCGACCCGACCGGAACCGGAAGCGGCGGCCCGGGTTTTGCCTACCCACTCGAGAACTCAACGCTCCCTCACGACTTTGGCGTCATCTCGATTGCCCGATCCACCGATCCGAATACCAACGGATGCCAGATCTTCGTGTGCCTCAGCCGCGCCGGAACCAAGCACCTCGACGGCAAGTACGCCGCCTTCGGGCAGGCGATCTCCGGCGGTCAGACGATCCTGAAGATAGGAGCAGTGCCGGTAGGCAAGGAAGACCGGCCCACGAACCCGCCAAAGATCATTAACGCCCGCCTCGTTGACGCGGCGCCGTACGGCGAAGGTCCCAAGGCGCTCGTGAGGCCCTTGGCGGGCTAG
- a CDS encoding M42 family metallopeptidase, which translates to MDPIALLEELTSIPGPPGQEEAVAEALWRHVEYMGLQPEVDAKGNLLVWIGSGAPNVVVTAHMDEIAMIVREVRPDGSLAVTRLGGMHPWKLGEGPVDILARGDSLPGVLGFGGIHTEDPSSNVVKARDKGLEWDAASVFTGRSAEELAERGVRPGTRVVVSRSRRKLTYLGDHVAGYFMDDRADLVSWLLALEHLKDLEINVLFAATASEEVGGEGALFLLHRVWPAVVIALELGALVPDAQADLSPTPTVWALDGYGATTAADLDLLADIGRELNMDLQFQAFSRGGSDASLAASRGLCARPITLGIPMANSHGYEIIHRDSMSELARLTSRLIRVLV; encoded by the coding sequence ATGGACCCGATCGCTCTCCTGGAAGAGCTAACGTCGATTCCCGGCCCTCCTGGTCAGGAAGAGGCAGTTGCTGAGGCGCTTTGGCGTCATGTCGAGTACATGGGCTTGCAGCCGGAAGTCGACGCCAAGGGCAACCTGCTCGTGTGGATCGGCTCCGGTGCGCCTAACGTCGTCGTGACCGCCCACATGGACGAAATCGCAATGATCGTCCGCGAAGTGCGTCCGGACGGCAGCCTTGCCGTAACAAGACTGGGCGGAATGCATCCATGGAAGCTTGGTGAGGGTCCGGTGGATATTCTCGCGAGGGGCGATTCGCTTCCGGGCGTCCTCGGGTTTGGCGGCATTCACACCGAAGACCCATCGTCCAACGTCGTCAAGGCGCGGGACAAGGGGCTCGAGTGGGACGCGGCTTCCGTTTTTACCGGACGAAGCGCAGAGGAACTCGCCGAGCGAGGCGTCCGGCCAGGAACTCGGGTGGTGGTGTCGAGGTCGAGGCGCAAACTGACCTATCTCGGCGACCACGTCGCGGGGTACTTCATGGACGACCGAGCGGACCTGGTCTCCTGGTTACTTGCGCTCGAGCATCTGAAGGATCTAGAGATCAACGTTCTCTTCGCCGCGACCGCAAGCGAAGAGGTGGGCGGGGAAGGGGCGCTTTTCCTGCTCCATCGCGTCTGGCCGGCGGTCGTGATCGCGTTAGAACTCGGGGCGCTCGTTCCCGACGCCCAAGCCGACCTATCTCCGACGCCGACGGTTTGGGCGCTGGACGGATATGGAGCCACGACGGCGGCCGACCTCGACCTGCTCGCCGACATCGGCCGCGAGCTGAACATGGACTTGCAGTTCCAAGCGTTCTCCCGGGGCGGCAGCGATGCCTCCCTCGCCGCCTCCCGCGGCCTCTGCGCCCGCCCAATCACCCTGGGCATCCCGATGGCCAACAGCCACGGCTACGAGATCATCCACCGCGACTCCATGTCCGAACTCGCGCGTCTGACCTCGCGCCTTATTCGAGTCTTGGTGTGA
- a CDS encoding LamG domain-containing protein: protein MAFMLAARQEIVPALWLDLKGNITVAGRPVTPRITPGANRFRGQDGVTYNFSGQHGGVLFDDLPALKLTGSMTVSTWIYPRSYVNDGPGAQILFRGDDRCGYDTYWMVVEGDGTINFAVGNERDQQMKVKAELPLNRWTHITATFDVKTGELAMWFGDERVAYAHTSRRPFANLDPKQAPGVGIGNVQNNLGPHNQPFNGMLADLRLYPAVLTPEEAGFNGRPRVENP, encoded by the coding sequence ATGGCGTTTATGCTTGCGGCGCGACAGGAGATCGTGCCCGCGCTTTGGCTGGATCTGAAGGGGAACATCACGGTGGCCGGTCGGCCCGTCACCCCTCGAATCACGCCCGGAGCGAACCGGTTCCGCGGTCAAGACGGAGTGACCTATAACTTTTCCGGCCAGCACGGCGGCGTATTGTTCGACGACCTTCCGGCGCTAAAGCTCACTGGGTCGATGACGGTTTCAACTTGGATCTACCCACGCAGCTATGTCAACGACGGTCCCGGCGCGCAGATTCTGTTTCGCGGCGACGATCGCTGCGGATACGACACGTATTGGATGGTGGTCGAGGGAGACGGGACCATCAACTTCGCGGTCGGCAACGAGCGTGATCAGCAGATGAAGGTGAAGGCGGAGCTCCCGCTCAACCGCTGGACCCATATCACGGCGACGTTCGACGTGAAAACCGGCGAGTTGGCGATGTGGTTCGGCGACGAGCGGGTTGCCTACGCCCACACCTCGAGACGGCCGTTCGCCAACTTAGACCCGAAGCAGGCGCCCGGCGTGGGCATCGGCAACGTCCAGAACAACCTCGGACCGCACAACCAGCCATTCAACGGCATGCTAGCGGACTTACGCCTCTACCCCGCCGTTCTAACCCCAGAGGAAGCAGGTTTCAACGGGCGACCGAGGGTTGAAAACCCATAG
- a CDS encoding Zn-dependent alcohol dehydrogenase, with the protein MATEGRAAILEAPGEPAVIRDIVVDAPGPNEVLVKIVASGVCHTDLTVKVLNGNGMAFPIVLGHEGAGYVEQVGEGVTHLKPGDPVVIAYRVPCENCPACRRGDPRHCYMALRPGQRIHRKSDGATCSQVLRCGTFATHTVVHAKAAIKMPEEMPLDKACLIACGVVTGVGATMNTTPVAAGSRVAVIGCGGVGLSVIQGAKLRHARQIIAVDVNPTKLEWARDFGATHTVNAKEVDPVQEVRRLTEDGWDGGVEYAFEATGIPKCTEQAVKMLAYGGTATTIGFPAATDSVNLNLGDMATGVYWNKAALHVCHCGDALPSLDFPLLAQLYLQGKLDLDSMVTRKIRLEDVEDAFHQMETGDVIRSVIEF; encoded by the coding sequence ATGGCAACTGAGGGAAGAGCCGCAATCCTGGAAGCACCGGGCGAGCCGGCCGTTATCCGTGACATCGTCGTCGACGCACCCGGGCCGAACGAAGTTTTGGTCAAGATCGTAGCCAGCGGCGTATGCCACACCGATCTCACCGTCAAAGTGCTGAACGGGAACGGGATGGCGTTCCCGATCGTGCTCGGCCACGAGGGGGCCGGATACGTGGAGCAGGTCGGCGAAGGCGTGACCCACCTCAAACCGGGCGACCCGGTCGTCATCGCCTACCGCGTCCCCTGCGAGAACTGTCCTGCGTGCCGCCGAGGCGACCCGCGGCATTGCTACATGGCGCTTCGGCCGGGCCAGCGCATCCATCGCAAGAGCGACGGAGCAACGTGTTCGCAGGTCCTGCGTTGTGGGACCTTCGCGACCCACACGGTGGTTCACGCGAAAGCGGCGATCAAGATGCCGGAAGAGATGCCGCTCGATAAGGCGTGCCTTATCGCCTGCGGCGTCGTTACCGGGGTGGGCGCCACGATGAACACCACGCCAGTTGCGGCGGGAAGCCGTGTAGCGGTCATCGGCTGTGGCGGAGTAGGGCTTAGCGTCATCCAGGGGGCCAAGCTTCGGCACGCCCGCCAGATCATCGCCGTCGACGTGAACCCGACGAAGCTGGAGTGGGCTCGAGACTTTGGCGCGACTCACACCGTGAACGCAAAGGAAGTCGACCCCGTGCAAGAGGTCCGTCGGCTCACCGAGGACGGTTGGGATGGCGGCGTCGAGTACGCGTTTGAGGCGACCGGCATCCCCAAGTGCACCGAGCAGGCGGTGAAGATGCTCGCTTACGGCGGCACGGCGACGACGATCGGCTTCCCGGCGGCGACGGACAGCGTAAATCTGAACCTCGGTGATATGGCCACCGGTGTCTACTGGAACAAGGCCGCCCTCCATGTCTGCCACTGCGGCGATGCGCTCCCGTCGCTCGACTTCCCGCTCCTGGCTCAGCTTTACCTTCAGGGCAAGCTCGATCTGGATAGCATGGTCACCCGCAAGATCCGCCTGGAGGACGTCGAGGACGCCTTCCACCAGATGGAAACCGGCGACGTCATCCGCTCCGTCATCGAGTTCTAG
- a CDS encoding LacI family DNA-binding transcriptional regulator, whose translation MRVTQLDIAKQANVSQATVSRVLSGDDRVEASLRDRILAVIREHNYQPDVRARSLRLQRTGLIGLVLKRPHGGLADDPFFAALIAGIMDFLCGQPYHLCVDVVTDDASQEGIYDEMLRTRRVDGLILVESEGRDERIALLQRDKFPFVLIGNPQNEAIASVDNDNVKAGEMATRHLLDGGYKRIGMLAGPQSLTVSEDRIAGYCRAMKSAELTVKVWHSSFGFEAARDEAIGILTQEHRPEALVVLDDFMAFGVVLAARSLGIRIPDDIALVGFNDSSLCNLIPGGLTSVSLGIEGIVERAVHKLLAIVETGECPDPIRDIVPCELCIRGSSRPAEVRA comes from the coding sequence ATGAGGGTGACCCAGCTCGATATCGCAAAGCAGGCGAATGTATCCCAGGCCACGGTTTCGCGCGTGTTGTCGGGCGACGACCGGGTGGAGGCTTCGTTGCGGGACCGGATCCTGGCAGTGATCCGGGAGCATAACTACCAGCCGGACGTAAGAGCCCGCTCCCTTCGCCTCCAGCGCACTGGCCTCATCGGGCTCGTGCTCAAGCGCCCTCACGGCGGCCTCGCCGACGATCCGTTCTTCGCCGCCCTCATCGCCGGCATCATGGACTTCCTCTGCGGCCAGCCGTACCACCTCTGCGTGGACGTCGTAACCGACGACGCCTCCCAAGAGGGGATCTACGACGAGATGCTCCGCACGCGCAGGGTTGACGGCCTGATCCTCGTTGAGTCGGAAGGACGGGACGAGCGGATCGCGCTCTTGCAGCGGGATAAGTTCCCGTTCGTTTTAATCGGCAACCCCCAGAACGAGGCGATCGCCTCCGTGGATAACGACAACGTTAAAGCGGGAGAGATGGCGACCCGTCACCTCTTAGACGGCGGTTACAAGCGGATCGGGATGCTGGCGGGTCCTCAGTCGCTGACGGTAAGCGAAGACCGGATCGCGGGGTACTGCCGGGCGATGAAGAGCGCGGAGCTCACCGTCAAGGTTTGGCACTCTTCGTTCGGGTTCGAAGCGGCCAGAGACGAGGCGATCGGGATCTTGACTCAGGAGCATCGGCCGGAGGCGCTGGTGGTGCTGGACGACTTCATGGCGTTCGGGGTGGTGCTGGCGGCTCGCTCTTTGGGCATCCGTATTCCGGACGATATCGCGCTCGTCGGTTTCAACGACAGCTCGCTCTGCAATTTGATTCCGGGCGGTCTTACCTCGGTGAGCCTCGGTATCGAGGGGATCGTGGAGCGGGCTGTTCACAAGCTTTTGGCGATCGTCGAGACGGGGGAGTGCCCCGATCCGATCCGCGACATCGTTCCTTGCGAGCTTTGCATCCGAGGCTCCTCAAGACCCGCTGAGGTGAGAGCGTGA